A region from the Ichthyobacterium seriolicida genome encodes:
- a CDS encoding carboxypeptidase-like regulatory domain-containing protein yields MTFKNIISCLLLSTSIYSQTRILKGHVYDKKNQEIGGATLVLYSDKDDIISYTTSDKKGSFEIKDSLKIEYRLVVRHVSFLEKTKVFSKKDLEKEEIIIDFILENNTLNLEEIVVTSDKKGTHTLDLSKLNIQESDDLKTILEKNPNLAIDDSGVIIYKGKNIDKILINNKEAFVNQNELALKSVKKRMIKNIQVIDDYKDDFYISFDEVGETVLNLNTKESFKNVFTGSVSANYGYHNKYQLKGDGFLFSENTNAFVTNNTNNIISTSISNIELGNIFGRHSSFSPYEIAELSKIISLQKQVKNYFFSISNLTLRNTMEKLRHSSVYYYIKPSKVKTIYENINTLENKALSKSYNEMTSNGNSVLGRTSIDYKLSRKIIASNLVGIYFADNNYDNNIKNTLFKNESFSDNYTEFYSSNRVFSIFNNSVLTMKTAKNIILKANVYMKMENDSMNNKYTIDDILSNNNQDFNFKRNIIEPSLSFNHKLNEDFEYSIVSDYTFSNEYLKEKINDNNSIKRRINNSSIGIKIWGEILENISYDASFSLARNTNKLSLDKENNSLFIPIQFYVKHEKGNHSIVCTFNRSESINNLESGINRTSSSNIILIGREDYPIEYSESNNGNIYYSYNNLFYGESFSIGSSYSKHKNYLSRTLLDIEENFFKFRLFTADSRSTYTVYSDFSKTLFQITYPVKLYLKINASSSFYPSMINEKKVSQNEVALYPKFKIETLSDHLINFKTSFGLSFGYNKLTRKTHDSYIYNRVIKSSFSILFKNENLNGKMTLLYNNRLINNKIYNTQEINVSLSYKIEKITFSISSRNFGQLFSIYDNFQYKSRLTISDGIDKVVINNKPLAYIIFGITYDF; encoded by the coding sequence ATGACTTTTAAAAACATCATCTCATGCCTGTTATTATCAACATCTATTTATTCTCAAACTAGAATTTTAAAAGGACATGTCTATGATAAAAAAAATCAAGAGATAGGAGGAGCAACACTTGTGTTGTATAGCGATAAAGATGATATAATTTCGTATACCACTTCTGACAAAAAGGGTAGTTTTGAAATCAAAGACTCTTTGAAAATAGAATATAGATTGGTAGTTAGACATGTTTCTTTTTTAGAAAAGACAAAGGTTTTCTCAAAAAAAGATTTGGAAAAAGAAGAGATTATTATAGATTTTATCTTAGAAAACAACACTCTCAACTTAGAAGAAATTGTAGTCACATCTGATAAAAAAGGAACTCATACACTTGATCTAAGCAAGCTAAATATACAAGAATCCGATGACTTAAAAACTATTTTAGAAAAAAATCCAAACCTTGCAATCGATGACAGTGGAGTTATAATTTACAAAGGGAAAAATATAGACAAAATTTTAATAAACAATAAAGAAGCTTTTGTCAACCAAAATGAACTAGCATTAAAAAGTGTAAAAAAGAGAATGATAAAGAATATTCAGGTAATAGATGATTACAAAGACGATTTTTATATCAGTTTTGATGAAGTAGGAGAAACCGTTTTAAACTTAAATACTAAGGAGAGTTTTAAAAATGTATTTACTGGATCTGTTTCCGCAAATTATGGCTATCACAACAAGTACCAATTAAAAGGAGACGGGTTTTTATTCTCAGAAAACACAAATGCTTTTGTCACAAACAACACGAATAATATAATAAGTACCAGTATCAGCAACATAGAACTCGGCAATATTTTTGGCCGGCATAGTTCTTTTTCTCCTTATGAGATCGCCGAGCTCAGTAAAATAATCTCATTGCAAAAACAGGTTAAGAATTATTTTTTTAGCATTTCTAACCTAACCTTGAGAAATACTATGGAAAAATTAAGACACTCTAGCGTATATTATTATATCAAACCCTCTAAGGTTAAAACTATTTACGAAAATATCAACACTCTTGAAAATAAAGCTTTGTCAAAGAGTTATAATGAGATGACCTCAAATGGAAATTCAGTTTTAGGAAGAACCTCTATAGACTATAAATTATCTAGAAAAATAATCGCATCTAATCTCGTAGGAATATACTTTGCAGATAATAACTATGACAACAACATAAAAAATACTCTCTTTAAAAATGAAAGTTTTAGCGATAATTACACTGAGTTCTACAGTTCTAATAGAGTATTTTCCATTTTCAATAACTCGGTATTAACAATGAAAACAGCTAAGAATATAATCCTAAAAGCTAACGTATATATGAAAATGGAAAACGACTCTATGAATAATAAATACACTATTGATGATATTCTATCAAACAATAATCAAGATTTTAATTTTAAAAGAAACATCATTGAGCCCTCTTTGTCTTTTAATCATAAATTGAACGAAGATTTTGAATATTCCATAGTTTCGGATTATACTTTTTCTAATGAATATTTGAAAGAGAAAATAAATGATAATAATTCCATAAAAAGAAGAATTAATAATTCTAGTATAGGTATAAAAATATGGGGAGAAATACTTGAAAATATAAGTTATGACGCGTCCTTTTCTCTGGCGAGAAATACCAACAAGCTCTCTCTTGACAAAGAGAATAACTCTTTATTTATCCCTATTCAATTTTATGTGAAGCATGAAAAAGGAAATCATAGTATTGTTTGTACTTTCAATAGAAGTGAATCTATTAATAATTTAGAATCAGGTATAAATAGAACTAGTAGTAGTAATATAATATTAATTGGAAGAGAAGATTATCCAATTGAATACAGCGAGTCAAATAATGGAAATATCTATTACAGTTACAATAATCTTTTCTACGGAGAGTCATTTTCTATAGGCTCAAGTTACTCTAAGCATAAAAACTATCTATCTAGAACTCTTTTAGACATAGAAGAAAATTTCTTCAAGTTTAGGCTTTTCACTGCAGATTCTCGAAGTACATACACTGTTTATTCTGATTTTAGTAAAACTTTGTTTCAAATAACTTATCCTGTAAAACTTTATTTGAAAATAAATGCTAGTAGTTCATTCTATCCATCTATGATAAATGAAAAAAAAGTGTCCCAAAATGAAGTGGCTCTTTATCCTAAATTTAAGATAGAAACTCTTTCCGATCATTTAATAAATTTCAAAACATCCTTTGGTCTTTCTTTTGGATATAATAAATTAACGAGAAAAACACATGATAGCTATATATACAATAGAGTTATAAAAAGTTCCTTTTCAATTCTTTTTAAGAATGAGAATTTGAATGGAAAAATGACTTTACTGTACAACAATAGGTTAATAAATAACAAGATTTACAACACACAAGAGATAAACGTATCTCTTTCTTACAAAATCGAAAAAATAACCTTTAGTATTTCTTCCAGGAATTTTGGGCAACTTTTCTCTATATATGATAATTTTCAGTATAAATCTCGTCTAACTATATCGGATGGAATTGATAAGGTAGTAATAAATAACAAACCTCTAGCATATATAATTTTTGGAATTACCTACGACTTCTAA